A segment of the Serratia fonticola genome:
CGTGTAAATACGCTTTTTATCTCAGAAAAGGCATTAACATCAAAGAAACGCAGGCTAATATTTTCAAAACCATCAATTAAAGAAAGAAATCGCTCTTTATTAGCTAACGAAACTCCATTCTCCAATATGACCAGATCATAATTAAGTTCAGGATTAGCCTTTACTATAATAGAATTAATTAACGCAGCGCCGCTGATAGCATAATTGTCATCAAAACAAATAACCACTGGTATATTATTAGCTACGTATGCAGGTTTCAGCGCTGCATTAAAGGTTTCCTGCTGAATAAAAGTTCGCTGCAGTTCTTTGACCTTAAAGCCATGCTGCTCAATTTGGTAATTTATATAAATATTAAGCAGACGTTCAGATATATGACCAACAACACGTTTTTCTTGAGCATTGTAGTTATTAAAGCGAATTTTACTTTCTAGTTTACCAAGAATAGAAAATAGCCATTCTGAGTAGTCTTCGAAAATCTCTCTTCGCATTACAAACATATTTGTATAATAGCCATCTGAGGCATTATTGAATTTATCCGCTGAGGGCTTGTACTCAGGATATAGCTCATCCAAAATAGCTAATGCAGCATCATAGTCTTCAATGTGAAGATAGTTGGAAACCTTATAATGTTGATAGTTGTTTTTACTGCCTGCTGCACCAACATCCCATTTTTTAGGTAAAACGATATCCACATTGGTCAAGCATTTAGCAATATCCTGGTCATTTAAACCAAATATTTCTTGGTATTGCTCGTCAATTTTCTCATAATTAACTACCCCCCAATTATCTTCAAGGGCTTGTTGATTTTCAGAAAAATTGAAGTGACGGCGATAATGCATGAAGCCAACATAATCTTCTGCAGTCGCATTCTTCCAGACCCAATAGTGGGCGGTCAGTTCACAATAGAATGGATTTTTGAACGAGATGTTATCACCGATATTATCACCAGGACAACCAATATCATTTAAACTATTAGCTTTACCAACATGAATAGGCTGTATCAATCCAGAGTCAAGAAATGCACTCGGTTTATGGTGGCAAGTGTAGATTTTAATCGTACTCATTTAGTTACCTAAAATTATCTTATTCGTAGGCATCAAACCATTGCCTCTTTATAATGGGAGATTACCTGGTGGGCATCTCCCATTTCTTTCATTCTGTGGTTCTCAATCCAAATAACCTTGTCACATATTTTCTCTACATCAGCAAGATTATGACTAACAAAAAGGATAGTAACCCCTTTTTTCTTAAACTCATTGATTGTATCTAAACATTTTCGCTGGAATGAAATATCACCTACTGCCAATACTTCATCAATGATAAGGATATCTGGATCTACTTGAGTAATAACAGAGAACCCTAGCTTTGCCAGCATTCCACTTGAGTAAACACGAATAGGTTCATCAATAAACTCACCTAATTCAGAGAACTCGATGATTTTATCCAAACGCTCTTTTAACTCTTTACGGCGTAGCCCCAGTAAGGTGGCATTAAGACGGATATTCTCACGCCCGGTTAATTCAGGATGGAACCCTCCCCCCAGTTCTAGCATCGAAGCTACACGTCCGACCACATAAACTGAGCCTGATGAAGGTCTCATAACACCAGCAACCAAACCAAGTGAAGTGCTCTTCCCTGCACCATTACGGCCAATAAGGGCAACTGATTCACCTTTTTGTACCTGGAAACTGATATCTTCGATTGCTAAATAACTTCGACCGCGAAGCAAACTTAACGCACGCCGTGGATTGAAAATAAGTTCCTTAATGCCAGAGCCAATATGATGATATAATGGATAGCGTTTAGTGACATTTTTAAATTCAATAGCTATGCTCATTATAGAATCTCTGCAAACCTGTACTTTAATTTATTAAATATACTCGCGCCAACAATAACGAATAGCAATGCGTAACCATAAAGCATACCAATCTGATGATAATCAATGGTACCCTTCATAAAAAGATCACGCCAGCTTAAAATCATATTTGCTAATGGGTTATAATCAATAAGGAAATGGTATTCCTGTGGGATCATATCTGCAGAGTATAGAATTGGCGTACAATAAAACATCAGCATGATGCCCAATGTCACAAATCTCTCGAGATCACGAAAAAATAGGTTCAAGGTAGATAGCATCATTGCAATGCCAAATGTCATTAACATTTGTGCAATTCCGATTAAAGGAACACCCCAAATCCAGTCAATGGATGGTCGCATATCGTATACATATAGAAAAACAATAATAACGGGGATCGTGCATAAAAAGTGCAAACACTCCATTAATACGTTACTGAAAGGAATAACTGAACGCGGGAACACCGTTTTTTTGATTATTTGAGCATTAGCTATAAAGGAATATAATGAATTAGTCGTAGAACTAGCAAACCACTGCCACGGGAAAAGACCAGTGATAATAAATATAGTGTAATTTGGTATCTGAACCCGCATCACTAATTTAAAGATGAAGTAGTAAATCATTGCAAAAAGGAGTGGATTTGCAATCGACCACAAATAACCAAAAAAGCTGCTTTTGTATCTGACTTTTAATTCTTTCTGGGTAATGACCGTCGCCAAATCCCACAAATATCCTAAACTATACTTCATATTAAAAACTCAATTTTAAGGTTTGGATTTCCCTTAGCGCCGGAAATATAGAGTTGCAGCGCATTCCCTTAAGGCCAACAACGATGATTTGACCGCTGTAGGCGGCTATGCACATCCGTTTGAGCTACGTTAACCACGCTACCGCCCCTGGCGTTGCGGCAACCAGAGCACACTTATTGCAACTTACTGATTTTAATCAGGGACAATTCTTAGCCCCCTACATTGCGCCTTCTTCTCAAACTACCAACATTGCGTTTTTTCGTGTAAGGTCGCCGCTACGTTACACCCAACCTCTTCATATTGCTCTAGGAATCGGCTGGTTTACCTTCTTAAAAAAACCGCAGGATCAGCTGTTGAGCATGCTTTTCAACCACTCGGAAAATGCTTGTCCTTGAACTGGATGCCGTAGCCCATATTCTACGAATGCTTTCATATAGCCCAGCTTATCCCCACAATCGTGGGAACGGCCAACCAAGGCAAAAGCATCTACCGGGCCTTGTTCCATCAGCATAGCAATGGCATCCGTCAGCTGTATCTCGCCACCGGCACCATAAGGTGTTTTCTCCAGCAACGGCCAAATATCTGCAGCCAACACATAACGACCTACTACAGCCAGGTTAGAAGGTGCTTCTTCCTGCGTTGGTTTCTCAACGATGGCATGCATTGGCACGCTTTCTCCTGGTGCAACCCTAATGCCATTGCAATCGACCACACCATACTTGGAAACATCTTTTTCAGGCACCGGCTCAACCATAACCTGGCTTCTACCGCATTGTTCAAACCTGACGATCATACTGGCGAGGTTATCTTTTTTAAGATCGCTGGCTGTATCATCCATCAAAACATCTGGCAGCAAAACGGCAAAAGGCTCATCACCAATCAGAGGTCGGGCACACAAAATTGCATGACCCAACCCTTTAGACTGCCCCTGACGCACATGCATCAATGTGACACCTTTAGGACAGATAGATTGAACCTCTTCCAGCAGTTGGCGCTTAACGCGTGACTCAAGCATGCTTTCCAACTCAAACGAGGTGTCAAAATGGTTCTCAATGGCATTTTTAGACGAATGTGTAACAAGAATAATTTCTTTAATTCCAGCTGCGACGCATTCATTCACGATGTACTGAATGAGAGGCTTGTCAACGACCGGCAACATTTCTTTAGGAATAGCCTTGGTCGCCGGTAACATGCGGGTACCAAGACCAGCAACTGGAATGACAGCTTTAAGCATTTCTGTGGGGACTCCCAACTACTTTAGTTCTATTAATGCAACACGCTAAAAATTACCGCGAGTGATCTCATGACCTTAGCCACTCGTCAGCCAGCCCAATTTCCTTCGGGCTGAAGTATACACCTATGTTGGCGCTTAATACATTAACCACACATGGATGAAACACTATTTGTTTACCCATTAACCAGTACGCTATGAAAAAAATAATCAACAAATTGAAAATGTTAGGGAAAAAATAAAATTTGACATACTGAATTTTTAAGCTAAGGAGCAACAAATAACGGATAAACTTGGTAAAAACTGAACAAATAACATTCATATTAAATGGCAAAGCAAATAATAATCATGCTTGCAAAAACGCTTGACAATTGAGTATAGCTGCTAATCAATTACCTTACTTATCACATGGTTATTCCGGTTTCAGTATCGCAAAATGCAAAAAAGCCCACAAAAGTGGGCTTCTAAATCTTGTGTTTATAACCGGGTGATTCAGCCTTTGCTGCGGTAACCTTGTGGGTTGTTCTTTTGCCAATTCCAAGTATCGCGCATCATGTCATCTATGCCGCGACGTACCTCCCAGCCGAGTTCCTGGCGAGCCAGGTTAGCATCGGCCCAGAAAGCAGGCAAATCGCCATCACGACGCGGCAGAATCTGGTAGGGAATAGTGACTCCAGAAGCTTTCTCAAAGGCATGAACCATTTCTAGCACTGAGTACCCAATTCCAGCCCCAAGGTTGTAGGCTTTGAAACCATCAACCTTCTTCAGATGGTCCATCGCCATCAGGTGGCCTTCCGCCAGATCCATCACATGAATGTAATCTCGCACACCAGTGCCATCTTTGGTTGGATAATCCCCACCAAAGACCCCCAGTTTTTCAAGCTTACCGATAGCAACCTGCGAGATGTACGGCAGCAGATTATTGGGAATACCGTTCGGATCTTCGCCAATCAGGCCAGACTCGTGAGCCCCTACAGGGTTAAAGTAGCGTAATGCAATAATTGAGAACTGTGGTTCTGCTTTGGCAAAATCCTGCAGGATCTGCTCAACCATCAGCTTCGAGGTGCCATAAGGGCTGGTCGTGCCACCGATGGGCGTGGTCTCTACATAGGGCACCGGAGAGTTAGCGCCGTAAACAGTAGCCGAAGAGCTAAAGATAAACTGATGCACGCCAGCACGGCGCATTTCATCGAGCAACACCAAGGTGCCAGCGACGTTGTTCTGATAATACTCTAACGGCTTGCGGGTGGACTCCCCTACCGCTTTCAGCCCAGCGAAATGGATCACCGATGAGATTTGGTGGCCTTCGAAAATGCGGTTCAAGCATTCCGCATCCTGAACATCTCCTTGATAAAAGAGCGCAGCTTTACCGGTCAGTTGCTCCACACGGTGCAGCGACTCTTCAGAAGAGTTCGAAAGATTGTCTAGAACGACAACATCTTCTCCCCGCTCTAACAATGCCAGAACTGTATGAGAACCAATATAGCCGGCACCGCCGGTGACTAGA
Coding sequences within it:
- a CDS encoding ABC transporter ATP-binding protein; its protein translation is MSIAIEFKNVTKRYPLYHHIGSGIKELIFNPRRALSLLRGRSYLAIEDISFQVQKGESVALIGRNGAGKSTSLGLVAGVMRPSSGSVYVVGRVASMLELGGGFHPELTGRENIRLNATLLGLRRKELKERLDKIIEFSELGEFIDEPIRVYSSGMLAKLGFSVITQVDPDILIIDEVLAVGDISFQRKCLDTINEFKKKGVTILFVSHNLADVEKICDKVIWIENHRMKEMGDAHQVISHYKEAMV
- the galE gene encoding UDP-glucose 4-epimerase GalE; protein product: MAILVTGGAGYIGSHTVLALLERGEDVVVLDNLSNSSEESLHRVEQLTGKAALFYQGDVQDAECLNRIFEGHQISSVIHFAGLKAVGESTRKPLEYYQNNVAGTLVLLDEMRRAGVHQFIFSSSATVYGANSPVPYVETTPIGGTTSPYGTSKLMVEQILQDFAKAEPQFSIIALRYFNPVGAHESGLIGEDPNGIPNNLLPYISQVAIGKLEKLGVFGGDYPTKDGTGVRDYIHVMDLAEGHLMAMDHLKKVDGFKAYNLGAGIGYSVLEMVHAFEKASGVTIPYQILPRRDGDLPAFWADANLARQELGWEVRRGIDDMMRDTWNWQKNNPQGYRSKG
- a CDS encoding DUF4422 domain-containing protein, whose amino-acid sequence is MSTIKIYTCHHKPSAFLDSGLIQPIHVGKANSLNDIGCPGDNIGDNISFKNPFYCELTAHYWVWKNATAEDYVGFMHYRRHFNFSENQQALEDNWGVVNYEKIDEQYQEIFGLNDQDIAKCLTNVDIVLPKKWDVGAAGSKNNYQHYKVSNYLHIEDYDAALAILDELYPEYKPSADKFNNASDGYYTNMFVMRREIFEDYSEWLFSILGKLESKIRFNNYNAQEKRVVGHISERLLNIYINYQIEQHGFKVKELQRTFIQQETFNAALKPAYVANNIPVVICFDDNYAISGAALINSIIVKANPELNYDLVILENGVSLANKERFLSLIDGFENISLRFFDVNAFSEIKSVFTRAHFSAATYARLFIPKLFSEYEKVIFIDSDTVVESDLAELMSVPLENNLVAAVKDIVMEGFVMFGAMSQSSDGVMPAGEYLSTSLGMANPDGYFQAGIIVFNIAQMNKEKTFSSLMDAMKSKTYWFLDQDIMNQVFHGRVHYLPLEWNVYHGNGNTDDFFPNLRFSTYMRFLEARKHPKMIHFAGENKPWNNRHVDYFDNYHKNIVNTPWAFEVYERLITPVIASHHVVQTDSNVSPILLQTKIKRALMPTLNKFAPKGSALRNTLTKYYYKARRVILG
- a CDS encoding ABC transporter permease — protein: MKYSLGYLWDLATVITQKELKVRYKSSFFGYLWSIANPLLFAMIYYFIFKLVMRVQIPNYTIFIITGLFPWQWFASSTTNSLYSFIANAQIIKKTVFPRSVIPFSNVLMECLHFLCTIPVIIVFLYVYDMRPSIDWIWGVPLIGIAQMLMTFGIAMMLSTLNLFFRDLERFVTLGIMLMFYCTPILYSADMIPQEYHFLIDYNPLANMILSWRDLFMKGTIDYHQIGMLYGYALLFVIVGASIFNKLKYRFAEIL
- the galU gene encoding UTP--glucose-1-phosphate uridylyltransferase GalU — encoded protein: MLKAVIPVAGLGTRMLPATKAIPKEMLPVVDKPLIQYIVNECVAAGIKEIILVTHSSKNAIENHFDTSFELESMLESRVKRQLLEEVQSICPKGVTLMHVRQGQSKGLGHAILCARPLIGDEPFAVLLPDVLMDDTASDLKKDNLASMIVRFEQCGRSQVMVEPVPEKDVSKYGVVDCNGIRVAPGESVPMHAIVEKPTQEEAPSNLAVVGRYVLAADIWPLLEKTPYGAGGEIQLTDAIAMLMEQGPVDAFALVGRSHDCGDKLGYMKAFVEYGLRHPVQGQAFSEWLKSMLNS